GATGCGCCGGTTCTTGCTGACCAGGGGGACGAGGAGCAGTTCATCCACGCCGAGGGCCGCAGCCTGCTCCCGGCCGATGCCGGGCTCCTCGGCCAGGTTCGCGACGTGCCGCGAGAGCTGGTCGTTGAGGGTGCGCACAAAGGGGTGATCGAGATCGCCAAGGGGGGTGGTGAGAATTTCGAGCAGGTCGCGGAAGCGTTCCTTTTCGGCGCTCATTTTCTGCTCGAAGAAAAGCCGGGCCATCTCCCGCAAGGGCAGGTCCTGTTCTTCGACTTCCTGCCAGATGCGGGCCGCGTCCTGGGGACTGCGCGGCCCGACGGCGAAATAGCCCTTGAGGCTTGTGCGTTCCTTGTCGACCAGCAGCAGTATCGCCCGGTTGAGACCGAACCCCTTGCCGGCGGTAACAGCGGTGAGAGCCATGGCGATGACTTCCTCCATGTCCACCGAGGTCTGCAGCACCAGGCCGACTTCGTGCAGGAATTTGACCTCGCGACTGCGCGCCTCGACTTGCGCGGCGAGGGTGCGGCTCTGGGCCCGCAGGGCGAGAACCTCCTCGACGGCGTAGGGGAGAATCTCGGCAGCCCCCTCCCAACCGTCGTGATTGGTGCGCAAATTTTCGAGGAAGCGTGGGCACTCGATACAGCGCTGCTGAAACCGTTTGCGGCGGTTGAACAGCAGCTCCTCGTCCCCCTCGCGAAGGTAAGGACAGTCTTCAGGGGAGATATGCTCCCGGTCGCAGCAACAGCGAGGTTCCACGCAGTACACCTGGAATGGGATCGGCCAGCCGATGAAGCCGGCGGGAACGGAATCAGTCCGCAAG
This genomic window from Desulfuromonadales bacterium contains:
- a CDS encoding histidine kinase; protein product: MEPRCCCDREHISPEDCPYLREGDEELLFNRRKRFQQRCIECPRFLENLRTNHDGWEGAAEILPYAVEEVLALRAQSRTLAAQVEARSREVKFLHEVGLVLQTSVDMEEVIAMALTAVTAGKGFGLNRAILLLVDKERTSLKGYFAVGPRSPQDAARIWQEVEEQDLPLREMARLFFEQKMSAEKERFRDLLEILTTPLGDLDHPFVRTLNDQLSRHVANLAEEPGIGREQAAALGVDELLLVPLVSKNRRI